The nucleotide window TCTTAAGTTTACCTGCGGACTGTTTATGGAAGTTGGGGAAGAAATTGCTGAAGACTATCCCGGTATTGAGTACGAAGATCTTATTGTGGATAATATGGCCATGCAGATGGTACTTCGTCCCGAACAATTTGATGTAATTGTAACAACCAACTTATTTGGCGACATCCTTTCTGACTTGGCTTCTGGATTGGTTGGCGGACTTGGACTTACCGGTGCTGCCAATATTGGAGACAATGCTGCAATGTTTGAAGCCGTTCATGGTTCTGCACCTGATATCGCCGGACAAAACAAGGCTAACCCCATTGCCTTTTTGCTTTCCGCCTTGATGATGCTGGAACACATTGATGAAAACGACTTAGCCGATCGCATCCGACAGGCGGTTTACCTTACATTGGAAGACAAGTCTGTTTGCACGCCTGATATCGGTGGCAGTGGATCAACAACATCATTTACTGAAGCCGTCGTTAACAATCTCAACAAATAGTATAACTAAGAATTTTAGGTATCCTCACAACTTATTTGAGGATACCTTTTTTATTTATTGAGCTTTATAAATTGCACATCCATAGCTTCTGTATCCAATAATGCAATAGTTGCCTCCCCCTCAAATCCGTGTGCAGTCCCTGGGTTAACCGCTAAGGTTTTACCCACAAACTCCACTTTTTTTTGATGAGTATGTCCTGATACAACCACATCATAATTCCCCGACTGTTCGAGGGCTGCTGTGATAGGAGTATCGGTACCATGATAGAGAGCCAGTTTTTTGCCGTCTATCTCAAACTCTCCAAAGCTACCCCAGTGATCAAGACCAATGTCATTGCCTTTTTGCAATAACAAATAGTGATCTCCATCATTATTCCCGAATACTGCTTTTAGGGATAAGCCATCAAAGAGAGGTATCGTAAACGGACTGCAAAAATCCCCTCCATGCAAAACTAATCCAACATTTCTGTTTTTAAATATTTCTACCGCCTTTTTAATATGCGGTACATGATCGTGAGAATCCGAAATTAATCCTATGATCATAGTTTTATGTTTTGTTAACGTCCTGAGTCTTGAACAAGATCAGCAGTTTAAATTTATTAGATTTACCATAAACTAATGTCTATTATAATAGATATAAGTTAATTTTCACTTAATGGGGACGCAAATATGCTAAAAAGAATATCATTATCACTTCTGACTGCATTATTTATTGCCGGAACTTTTTCGCTAACAACACAAGCGCAGGACTTTGAGGGAGTCATTCATTTTGAAATTCCTGAAATGGCTGAACAAGGAATGGGTGAAATGCCATATATGGTGAAGGGTAATAAAGGACGTATGGAGATAAACCATATGGGGCAAAAAAATGCAATGCTGATGTTGCCTGATGAATCAAAAATGGTCATGATCATTGAAAAGATGCAGGGCTATATCGAAATGGATACAAATAAAGAAACCAGTAAATCAGATCTGGAAGAGACCCCTGATACAGAAATGACTAATACGGGACAGACCAAAACTATTGCTGGCAGAACCTGTGAAGTATGGCGCATGGAATCAGAAGACGGTACATTTGAAACGTGTATGGCCAACGGGATGGGCACGTTTATGATGCCTCAAAATAAAATGCAGAAAAATCAAGCTCCCGAATGGGCCAAAACTTTTGCTGAAAAGGGCGCTATGCCATTGGAAATTGTTGAAATCCAGAATGGCAGTAAATCCATCAAAATGAAAGCAACAAAAATCGAAGAAAAGTCACTTTCTGATGATCTGTTTAAAATCCCCGAAGGCTACCGTGACATGAGCGGTATGATGCGAGGGATGCAAAACAGGAATTAATCCTTTAACTAAAAAAGTCTTACAGAAAAGAAAAAGGCACCATCATAACTGATGGTGCCTTTTTTTTCGTTAATATTTAATATGCAACTATCTTAAGAACCGTATCCCTCATTTTGTTCGAGTTCACCACCACTTGCATCAATTTCACGCTGTGGTATAGGGAAAATTAAACTCGGATCATTCCAGGGAATACCACTGGCCGATCGTTCGAAACGCTTAGTATCATGTAACACATGACCTTCAAACGCCAACTCGATATAACGTTCAGTGAAAATATAATCTAAGTCAATATCGGTTGCATCAATATCTTCCTGACCAGCACGGCTTCTAACCATATTAAAGTCATCTTCGGCCGGAAAGCCATTGATATCATTACCAGTTCTGAAACTGGCCTCACCACGCGTTAAATACATTTCAGCTAAACGAACAATATTGATATTTCCATTACGGAAATTGGTCCATTTACTTGTAAGCGGTCCGCCAAATGATGCTCCGAAATGAATAAAGTCATCCCTGGTATCATCATCAGAATCAAACAAGCCGGTAAACAAATCAAAATAACCTGTCAATTCAATATCTTCCCTTCCAGAATATTGTGAACCCGCATAAAAGGTATTCATATCATTGGCTCCGTCTTGATCCGAAACCTGAACTGCGAATACATCTTCTGTAGAATTCGTGGGATTATTAAATGCCCCGGAAACGAGAGGTGTTAGTGAATAATTACCACTATTGATAACACGACCAGCTTCTAATCCGGCATCTTCGTATTCACGCTGTTGTAAATATACACGCGATAAATAGGCCGAAGCTACATAGGTATTCCCAAGAACGGTATTATCAATTTCGATATTTGACGGTAACAAAGCTTTCGCATCCGTCAAATCATTGATAACCTGAATATATACGTCCTCAACACTACTTCGGCTGGTTGGCGGATTATCAAAATCACGAGTAGGTTCTAATGCGATGGGCACACCAGGATTTTGTGATGGATCTCCATCACTCCAGTCTCGGCCAAACAACCGTACTAACTCAAAGTATACAATACCTCGAATTAATTTGGCTTGGCCTTCAACTCGATTACGCATATCAGAATCCTCAATAACATCAAGTGCTGAAAGAGCATTATTGGTTGCATCGATAGTTTCATATCCCTGTAACCAAACATCTCTTACAAAACTATTATCGGTGAGGATATTTTTTGACCAGAGTTCATCAGGCTGAGAGAACGTTCCAAACCAGGTAACACTTCCGTCATCTCCAAGTAGATCGGACCCATAAATAACCGTCCCACCTAAAAGATCAACGCTACTCAAATCATCATAAGCGCCAATAACAGCTGCTTCAACTTTTTGAGGTGTATTTAAAGCCTGATCTGCATCAATAGACTGCTTCGGTTCTACATCAAGCAAATCACTACATGATGTAACAACCAGCATACATATTGCAAAAATGCTAAGTAATAGTTTGTTCTTCATAATTGGGTAATCCATAGTTTATTTTTAAAATCCAACATTCAAGCCAAGTGTAATTGTTCGAGCCTGAGGAGCAGAGTAGAAATCATTCCCTAAACTCAGGTTGCCCCCCGACAGGTAATCCGTGTTCACCTCGGGATCCCATCCTTCGTAATCTGTGAACGTCAACAAATTCACACCGGATACATACACGCGTGCTTTGCTTAAACCAATTGTTTCAAGTGTACTGGCTGGCAAGTTATAACCAAATGTTACTTTCTTGAGCCTCAAGTATGATCCATCCGAGAGATATCGTGAAGAGTCTCCCGTTCCATTCGCTCCAAAAAGTCGGGCTTGAGGTACATCGGTAATATCACCGGGCTCTTGCCACCGATCGGTATATTGATCTTTGGTTTGGTTATCAAAGTAATCTGCACTGGCTGACTGAAAACGTCCACCGCCATTATAGATATCGTTGCCGTAAACAAACTGGAACAATACGTTCAGATCGAAGCCTTTATATTGGAAACGATTACTCAATCCTCCTGTAAAGTCAGGGTTGGGGTTACCAATGACCACACGTTCAGCTGAGTTAAAACTATTTGTCACATAACGATCGCCATGCATTTCGTTTACTTGAAATACTGTACCATTATTGAGTTCTGCCTGCGTTGGCTCACGATTCAAGAAATAAATAGCATCACCATTAGCAGGATTTGCCCCAGCAAATTTTCTTGCGAAGAATACACCTATCGCTTCACCTTCAACCGCACGATTAATATATCCACCTTCAATTACCTGACCATCAATATCGGTAACCTTATTGCGATTTATAGAAAAGTTAAAACTTGTATTCCAAGCAAATTCACCTACCGAATTCACACTGTTTAAGACCAGCTCGAACCCTTTATTTTCTAACTTACCCAGATTTCTTGTTTGCACTTCATACCCTGTTGCACCGGGCACATTTACATTAAGAAGCAAGTCTTCGGTGTTTTTGATATAGTAGTCAACTTCACCTGTAATTCGATCTTCGAACAATCCGAAATCAACACCAAAATCTAATTGGGCTGTCTGCTCCCATTTTAAATCCTGATTTTCGATCTGAGTTGGTTGAATACCTGAAATGCGAGAATACGTGCTTGACCCAAACAATCCTTGAGATGGAAAGTTTCCAATTTCAGCATTTCCAGTAATTCCATAACTCGCTCTCAATTTTAAGAAACTGATAGTTTCGAAATTGGTTAAGAAGTCTTCATCTGAAAGCACCCAGCCTGCCGAAGCAGCAGGGAAGAATCCATAACGATTTTCGTCTGAGAAACGTGATGACCCATCAACACGAGCACTAATCGTCAATAGGTATTTCCCATTATAATCGTAGTTGGCTCGAGAAAAATAAGACAAAAACGAATATGCCGTTTCTGTTGCCGTACCACCTGTTAGTAGTGCAGCATCAGATACCTGTTGGAAATCATCATTGGGAAAGTTTTCGCCCTGTACCCAAGTTTCGTCTCGCTGGGTATATTGATATTCGAAACCACCAATAGCTTCCAAGTTGTGGTTTTCTGCTACAGAAGCATTAAATGTTAAATAATGGTTTGTATTATAATTTCCACGTCGAACAAAACGGTTATAACCTAATCCCAGAGGAGCCCCCGTATTGCGAGATACTTGACTGTTATAATATTCTTCACCGTTTAATTCCAAAAGATCGATACCAAACTCGGAACGCCAAACCAAATTATCGATAACGTCATATTCTGCATATGCATTACCAACATTTCTAAAATTGGTTACCTGATACTTAGCATTATCCTTATAAAGCAAATTATTAAAATATAAGGTATTGGTATTCAGCTGATCTGTCGGCTGATAATTAGGCAACGCATCTTCTGCTGGTTCATATATTGGGGTTATAGGAGGAAGTGCCACCAACTGTATAGGGGTAGCAAAACCATTATCATTTGAAACACGATTATTGATTGATCGGGTTAATGATAGATTTGTTCCCAATCGTAAGTTGTCATTTACATTATGGTCTAAGTTTAAACGACCACTAATGCGCTCAAAGCTATTTCTAATCAAAATACCTTCTTCATCACTATAAGATCCAGATACATAAAAGGTTGTCTTCTCATTACCACCTGATGCACTCAAATCAAACTTATTAATTGAAGCATCTTGAAAAGCCTCACTTTGCCAATCTGAATTCACTTCTCCATTTCTCCAGTCCGTACCCGAAGAAAATGAATCAAATTGACCCTCAATATAGGCTCCTGACAGGTCCCCTCCCGGATAGTTTGCCGCTGCTTCTGTAAAAAGCTCAACATATTCTTCGGCATTTAGCCAGTCACGGGTTCGAGTAGGGTTACTAAATCCCGTTTGATAATTTAGGGTAAACTCTGTTTGGCCAGACTGCCCACTTTTCGTAGTAATAATCACAACACCATTTGAAGCTCGTGATCCATAAATAGCTGCAGCAGAAGCATCTTTGAGGATATCGATCGATTCAATATCGTTATAATTCAAATCAGCTAATGGATTAGTAGGAGCTCCGTTGAACGATTCGTTTGAAGTCACCATTGGCACTCCATCAATTACGTAAAGCGGCTCACTACTTGCAGAAATTGAAGAGGATCCACGAATCTGCATTTGAATGCCTTGGCCAAGCTTACCATTGCTTGAATTTACAAAGACACCAGCTGCCTGTCCTTGAATAGTAGACTCTACACTGTTTACCGGCATCTGTGATATTTCCTCACTTGATACCGATGATATATTTCCGGTTACTTCTTCTTTAATCCGAGAGCCGTATCCTACAACAACCACATCTTCAAGTTGCTGTACATCTTCCTGAAGCTGTACATTAATTTCAGTTTGATCTCCAATGGTAATCTCTTGGCTAACAAAGCCTACATAAGAGAATACTAAAACATCGTACTGCTCCGGAACGTCGAGAGAATAATTTCCCTGTGCATTTGTTGCGGTTCCAATTCCCTGTGAACCTTGTACAAGAATAGTTACACCCGGAAGGGGTTCACCGCTGCTTGCTGATGTTACTGTTCCTGATATTTCACGTTCCTGCGCCTGTGCTTCAGACGTCAGTCCGTATATCAGAAAAGCAGACAGCATAAGCATTACTGTAGCTTTGATCTTCATAATAACCTCATATGTGTTAGGTAATGGTTGAATGGAAGGTGCTGGTCCTGCAACCTCGGGACCTGTTTTTTTACCGTATCGTATGTAGCCCTTCTTATTTACTATGACCTATAATTCAAAAACTTATAATTATAGTCAATAAATTATGATAATATTTTTCTGAGTCGGTAACTAACCTAATTTTATTAACCAATAAACTATTTGATATTTTTAATCAGTTCATTAGCCTGCTCTCGATAGCTCTTTTTTACGTTCGATTGAACAACATTCTTAAGGTAGGATTTTGCCTGCTCTGTGCTTCCCTCTTCATGTAGTAATTTACCGGCATAATATCCTGACACTACATAAAAAGGTCTACTCTGGGTATTTGGCAGTTTTTTTGATATCTCGAATGCTTTCTTAAAACAAGTCAGTGCCTCGTTTTTATTTCCCTCTTGTTCCAAAATACGCCCCTTCCACGTCAACAGTTCTTCTTTTAAAATACCTTTATGAGGTAATTCTTTCTTCTCCCATCGATTAACACTTTCCTCAATTACTTGTAATGCATTCGCAAACTGCTGCTGGCGATAATAGCTTTTAACTAAAATACGAACGTAATAATTATTATGTGGATATTGTTCATATAACTCCTCAAAATGACGAACAGCTATATCAAATTCTTTCTCATAATTGTAATTAATATTACCCAAAAAATAGGTGGCCTCAGCACGGGCAAACACTCCCTCTTTCGAAGCCCTCCTTATAAATTGCAACCCCTTCTCCTGATTGCCATTTGGCATCGCCCAAGACACCGTCTTTACAGCCGGATACCTATCCGGAATGTAATCCAGATAGTACAATTTAAGCCCCTCGGCAAGTTTCAAATCTTTGAGGTTGGGCTGAACATCTAACAAGTAATTATACGCCTTTATCGCTTCGCGGCCATAATTTATACTCGATATCCACTTTTCGCGATTTGCATATTGACGTGCCGTGTAGCCATTACTGATCGCTTTAATCAACAACCCATCAACATGTTTAGATTGATCATGCAACAATTTACTTGCCACATAATCAGTCTTTTTCATTTGCTTAATGAACTCCCTATCGTGCGAATGATCATTCAGATCCGACAGTACAGTCCACCACAATTGCATGCCCTCAAAAAGTGACCACAAGGGATGATCAGGATACTGCTCTTTCCATGGCTGCAGCTTTTGTTCGGCACTCTCGAAATTAAAGTTATAGACAGAATCTACTGCTACCTTAGCATCTTCTCGAAATGCCGGGTCATTTATCAGTTCAGGAACCTGAGCAGTAGCAGAAAGAGCAAAAAACAAGAAACCTGTAGCAAGAACTATAATACGAATACTATTCACCGGCTTTTTACTTTTACAACTGATAAAATCGGGACTTATTTTAGATGGGCAAGCATCCAGCTTTCTGTTTTCTTTAAAACCGTACGAAATGCCTGTGGGAAACCATCCCCTTCATACGGATGCGCTGTATCAAAGGTATGTCCCGAACCGGGGATAAGCTTAAGCTCTTTTTTATCAGACACACAGTTATCATATAACTTTTGAGCCTCACTATACGGTACGGCCTCATCTCCTTTGGAATGAATGAACAGTGCCGGGACCTCCAACTCCTGAGCGCGTTTTACAGCCATCAATCGATCAGCATTTTCAAGGGCATCCTTATAAACAACATCCTTAACCGGCATAATCTGACCTGTTCTGCCATTTTTAATTTCCGTAACACCTTTTTGAGTCCAATCGCTGATCATCTCATCACTCCAGCGAGCGTTATAATTTGCTACAGCCGACCACGTCACCAGACTTTTTATCTGATTATACTCCGCGGCCGCAGCTACTGCTGTGTGTCCACCCCGAGAATGGCCAATAATTCCAATTTTATCGATATTTAACGAACAGTTGTTTCCTATTTTCTGGGATTGCAACGCCTCAATAACACTTCCCACATCATCCAAATCCTGACTCAGAGTTTCGCGGGCAAACAACTCCAGTTGATCAAATTCCGTCATACTTTCACCTACTCCATTGAGCGAAAAGTTCATAGCCAGTACTGCAAATCCAGCTTTACTCAATTCTGCACATGCATGGGGGAAAGCACCCCAATTTTTAAATCCCTTGAAACCGTGTAGAAAAATTATGACGGGTAACGATTCTCTTATGGCATTATCAGGGATATAAAGATCATAATAAATCGGTAACTTTTCTGAAGATGGAACAGAACCTGAGATCTTTTCGACTTCCATATTGCTTAGAAAATATTTTGGGGAACTATTATTAACTACCTGCCAGACTGGACTCAACTTACCGATATAAAGATGCTAAAATAAATTCAGCATGACATCTTTGGATAATTAATCAAAATCCAGTGGATCGAGCTTCACTAACTTACGCAGACCATTAATCTCTTTTTTGCGCAGATATCGCCAGCGACCCATTTTTACATCTTTGAGCGTCAAACCTGCGTACTCTACACGCTTTAGCTTTGTCACTTCCGTCCCAAAATACTCGACCATCCGACGTACCAATCGATTTCGGCCCTCAAAAATAGACATTACAAAACCATTAGGGTTTCGGATAATATTATACCCTTGGGCTGTGCCGTCTTCGAGCTCAATTCCTTCAGCCAGCTGTTCCAGCTCATCACCACCCAGTCTGCGTTCCGTTTCCACTTCATAGGTTTTACGTACCTCATAGCTGGGATGCATCAAGCGATTGGCAAGATCTCCGTCATTCGTCAAAATAAGCAAACCCATGGTATGCCGATCAAGCCGCCCCACAGGATATACCCGCTTGCCCGTGGCATTTTCGATCTTATCCATTACGGTATCACGATCACGGGGATCATCAGTAGTCGTAATGGTATCCTTGGGCTTATTTAACAGAATATATACAAACTTTTCGAGGCTCAGTGTTTGCCCCTCAACCTCAACTTTATCTGTCCGCAGAACCTTTACCCCCATCTGGGTGACGACTTCATCATTAACCTTCACCTTTCCGGCTGCAATGTAATCATCCGCCTTACGACGAGAGGTAAATCCACAGTGCGCAATATATTTATTCAGACGAATTTCCTCGTCTTTATCATAATCCTGATCCACTTGGTGATCAGGCTCTTTAATTTTTCCTCGATTACTCCTCTTCCGTTTTCGACCCATTGTCTAAGTTTTCTTCCTCATCTTCCAATTCATTTTCTAATTCCGCATCTTCTTCATTATCCTCATCCTCGAGCTGTAATATATCAGCCGTATATTCATCCAAATCAGGAACATCCTCCTCATCAATTTTTTCCACGGCATCAATTAACGACATCGCTGTACGAGTAGCATCTTCATCCTCGGCCGTTTCTTTTAGCTCTTCGAGCTCAAGCTGACGATCAAATAAAAACTGCCGGTGCTCGGCCATATCATCATCTTTAAGAATTTCCTCAATCTCTCGGGGCTTTGGCAACTCATCAATAGAGTTGATACCAAAATGCTTTAAAAAGTGCTTTGTCGTTTTATAGAGCAGCGGTTTACCCGGCGCATCCAAGCGTCCCGATACTTCGATAAGCACTTTTTCTAATAGCTGGCGCAACATATAACCCGAATCCACGCCGCGAATATCATCAACTTCGGGTTTTGTAATCGGCTGTTTATAAGCCACAATAGCCAAGGTTTCAATCGCCGACTGAGACAGCTTTCGGTAGGCACTTTCGTGCTGAAAGATACTCAGCCAAGGTTCAAACCGCTTTTTTGTGGCAAACGTATATCCACCAGCCACTTCTTGAATCGTAAAGGCCAAACCATTTTCTTCGTACCGCTGATTCAGCTTTTCCACAAAAAGCTCTATGGCATCTACTTCCAATCCCAGGTTTTCTTCTCCTTTGGCAATAATTTCACAAATCTTCTCCTCAGAAATAGGCTCCGGACTGGCAAAGATCAGCGCTTCTATAACTGACGACAAGCGCGTGCCGTCAACAAATTGATAATCTTGCATAACTCAAATAAGTAGAAATTTCTTTTAACATCCCATAAATCACGATCGAGGGTTAAAATAACAAAAATATTACCCTTCATTCTCTTTAATGATAAAAAAGCCATCATTGCCCTGATTCTGGTATAGGGGCATCAAAATATACCCATCCGTATGCGCAATAATTTTACCATCACTGTCACTGGCCAACCACTCTCCCTTTTTAATGGGTTGGAAGTTCGAATAACCCGGTCGCATTTTAAATTCATCACCTGGTTCAATAATATGTTGATACACTAACTCCGTTTCTACCGGCAGGTGTTTGGTGTGACTCCTCAAATGACGTTCAAATTCTTTTATTTTTGCCACATACTGCTTCTCAATACATCCCACCGCATGCAGCAAAAGTAATAGTGAAGCTGTAATATTATATTCGGTGAGTTCATTTTCGTGCTGCCCCCCCTCCAGGCCAAAAGAAATAAAATCCTGCTGTTGATAGTAGCCCAAAGCCGTTCCGCGCAGGGACTTCTCAATCCCAAAAACCATAGGGACGTGCAAGTTCGACAACAACCTACGCTGACGGGGATCGGTATTCGTAATACTAAACATATTACCCTCGGCCGAAAACGTATGAATATCAGCCAAAATAATTGGGCCGTCCGTCCCTCGTTCAATGCCATCCAGTACAGTGAGTAATTGCTTCATCTGTCGCCGTTCGCTGGACTCAATCTGAGCTTCAGGCGTATTCCGGACCTGATCAATGATGGCCGGAAACCAAAGCCGATTCATATCCTCATCGATATACCGGACCTGGTGCTCTAATGCCGGTAAATTGGCTCGTAAAATTATGAGCCGGCCATTTATTTTGGGATAAATGCCATCCAGCATCTCAAAAATATTCTGCGCGGCATCCACTCCGGCATACTCATTGCCGTGTATGCCGGTTACTACTATTACCGTAGGACCATCGGGATCACCTTCAATGGTTCCCAAAATCCTATTTTCTGCTTCCGTTTGTATGTTAGCTATTGTCGGACTCCTCATTCGTATCGTTATTCAGATGCAAAGCTTTCAATAATCTACGAGCTATTTTCATATAATTTTGTTCCGTAATTATCCCAACGAGACGATTACTTTTAACCACCGGCAGACATCCTATCTTTTGGCTATCCATAATTTCCATTGCTTCTATAATAGACGCCTCCGGGTGAATAGTAATGGGGTTTTCAATCATAATATCTTCCACCGTCTCCATCACATCTTCGCTGTGATTTACAGACTTCGAATAGGCATTAAATACCATTCGCATCGTCACCAAACCCACAAGATGCTTCTTATCATCTTCCACCGGAACATATCGGATGCGCCGCCAATCAATCAAATTAGCCGTAAACTCCAACAAATCATCTTTTTGCACAGTAAACAAATCCGTAGTCATAAACTCCTCCACAATCAGGCTCGACGGCTCCCAGTGCTCTAAATCCTCCATACGTGCACGCCCCCATTTATGTACCGGTTCACCTTTTTTCTGATTTTTAATCATCGCCGTTGTTATCGCCGCCAAC belongs to Fodinibius sp. Rm-B-1B1-1 and includes:
- a CDS encoding TonB-dependent receptor encodes the protein MKIKATVMLMLSAFLIYGLTSEAQAQEREISGTVTSASSGEPLPGVTILVQGSQGIGTATNAQGNYSLDVPEQYDVLVFSYVGFVSQEITIGDQTEINVQLQEDVQQLEDVVVVGYGSRIKEEVTGNISSVSSEEISQMPVNSVESTIQGQAAGVFVNSSNGKLGQGIQMQIRGSSSISASSEPLYVIDGVPMVTSNESFNGAPTNPLADLNYNDIESIDILKDASAAAIYGSRASNGVVIITTKSGQSGQTEFTLNYQTGFSNPTRTRDWLNAEEYVELFTEAAANYPGGDLSGAYIEGQFDSFSSGTDWRNGEVNSDWQSEAFQDASINKFDLSASGGNEKTTFYVSGSYSDEEGILIRNSFERISGRLNLDHNVNDNLRLGTNLSLTRSINNRVSNDNGFATPIQLVALPPITPIYEPAEDALPNYQPTDQLNTNTLYFNNLLYKDNAKYQVTNFRNVGNAYAEYDVIDNLVWRSEFGIDLLELNGEEYYNSQVSRNTGAPLGLGYNRFVRRGNYNTNHYLTFNASVAENHNLEAIGGFEYQYTQRDETWVQGENFPNDDFQQVSDAALLTGGTATETAYSFLSYFSRANYDYNGKYLLTISARVDGSSRFSDENRYGFFPAASAGWVLSDEDFLTNFETISFLKLRASYGITGNAEIGNFPSQGLFGSSTYSRISGIQPTQIENQDLKWEQTAQLDFGVDFGLFEDRITGEVDYYIKNTEDLLLNVNVPGATGYEVQTRNLGKLENKGFELVLNSVNSVGEFAWNTSFNFSINRNKVTDIDGQVIEGGYINRAVEGEAIGVFFARKFAGANPANGDAIYFLNREPTQAELNNGTVFQVNEMHGDRYVTNSFNSAERVVIGNPNPDFTGGLSNRFQYKGFDLNVLFQFVYGNDIYNGGGRFQSASADYFDNQTKDQYTDRWQEPGDITDVPQARLFGANGTGDSSRYLSDGSYLRLKKVTFGYNLPASTLETIGLSKARVYVSGVNLLTFTDYEGWDPEVNTDYLSGGNLSLGNDFYSAPQARTITLGLNVGF
- a CDS encoding DUF4412 domain-containing protein, with product MLKRISLSLLTALFIAGTFSLTTQAQDFEGVIHFEIPEMAEQGMGEMPYMVKGNKGRMEINHMGQKNAMLMLPDESKMVMIIEKMQGYIEMDTNKETSKSDLEETPDTEMTNTGQTKTIAGRTCEVWRMESEDGTFETCMANGMGTFMMPQNKMQKNQAPEWAKTFAEKGAMPLEIVEIQNGSKSIKMKATKIEEKSLSDDLFKIPEGYRDMSGMMRGMQNRN
- a CDS encoding succinylglutamate desuccinylase/aspartoacylase domain-containing protein; this encodes MRSPTIANIQTEAENRILGTIEGDPDGPTVIVVTGIHGNEYAGVDAAQNIFEMLDGIYPKINGRLIILRANLPALEHQVRYIDEDMNRLWFPAIIDQVRNTPEAQIESSERRQMKQLLTVLDGIERGTDGPIILADIHTFSAEGNMFSITNTDPRQRRLLSNLHVPMVFGIEKSLRGTALGYYQQQDFISFGLEGGQHENELTEYNITASLLLLLHAVGCIEKQYVAKIKEFERHLRSHTKHLPVETELVYQHIIEPGDEFKMRPGYSNFQPIKKGEWLASDSDGKIIAHTDGYILMPLYQNQGNDGFFIIKENEG
- the scpB gene encoding SMC-Scp complex subunit ScpB; its protein translation is MQDYQFVDGTRLSSVIEALIFASPEPISEEKICEIIAKGEENLGLEVDAIELFVEKLNQRYEENGLAFTIQEVAGGYTFATKKRFEPWLSIFQHESAYRKLSQSAIETLAIVAYKQPITKPEVDDIRGVDSGYMLRQLLEKVLIEVSGRLDAPGKPLLYKTTKHFLKHFGINSIDELPKPREIEEILKDDDMAEHRQFLFDRQLELEELKETAEDEDATRTAMSLIDAVEKIDEEDVPDLDEYTADILQLEDEDNEEDAELENELEDEEENLDNGSKTEEE
- a CDS encoding RagB/SusD family nutrient uptake outer membrane protein, encoding MKNKLLLSIFAICMLVVTSCSDLLDVEPKQSIDADQALNTPQKVEAAVIGAYDDLSSVDLLGGTVIYGSDLLGDDGSVTWFGTFSQPDELWSKNILTDNSFVRDVWLQGYETIDATNNALSALDVIEDSDMRNRVEGQAKLIRGIVYFELVRLFGRDWSDGDPSQNPGVPIALEPTRDFDNPPTSRSSVEDVYIQVINDLTDAKALLPSNIEIDNTVLGNTYVASAYLSRVYLQQREYEDAGLEAGRVINSGNYSLTPLVSGAFNNPTNSTEDVFAVQVSDQDGANDMNTFYAGSQYSGREDIELTGYFDLFTGLFDSDDDTRDDFIHFGASFGGPLTSKWTNFRNGNINIVRLAEMYLTRGEASFRTGNDINGFPAEDDFNMVRSRAGQEDIDATDIDLDYIFTERYIELAFEGHVLHDTKRFERSASGIPWNDPSLIFPIPQREIDASGGELEQNEGYGS
- a CDS encoding metallophosphoesterase yields the protein MIIGLISDSHDHVPHIKKAVEIFKNRNVGLVLHGGDFCSPFTIPLFDGLSLKAVFGNNDGDHYLLLQKGNDIGLDHWGSFGEFEIDGKKLALYHGTDTPITAALEQSGNYDVVVSGHTHQKKVEFVGKTLAVNPGTAHGFEGEATIALLDTEAMDVQFIKLNK
- a CDS encoding pseudouridine synthase; its protein translation is MGRKRKRSNRGKIKEPDHQVDQDYDKDEEIRLNKYIAHCGFTSRRKADDYIAAGKVKVNDEVVTQMGVKVLRTDKVEVEGQTLSLEKFVYILLNKPKDTITTTDDPRDRDTVMDKIENATGKRVYPVGRLDRHTMGLLILTNDGDLANRLMHPSYEVRKTYEVETERRLGGDELEQLAEGIELEDGTAQGYNIIRNPNGFVMSIFEGRNRLVRRMVEYFGTEVTKLKRVEYAGLTLKDVKMGRWRYLRKKEINGLRKLVKLDPLDFD
- a CDS encoding tetratricopeptide repeat protein — its product is MNSIRIIVLATGFLFFALSATAQVPELINDPAFREDAKVAVDSVYNFNFESAEQKLQPWKEQYPDHPLWSLFEGMQLWWTVLSDLNDHSHDREFIKQMKKTDYVASKLLHDQSKHVDGLLIKAISNGYTARQYANREKWISSINYGREAIKAYNYLLDVQPNLKDLKLAEGLKLYYLDYIPDRYPAVKTVSWAMPNGNQEKGLQFIRRASKEGVFARAEATYFLGNINYNYEKEFDIAVRHFEELYEQYPHNNYYVRILVKSYYRQQQFANALQVIEESVNRWEKKELPHKGILKEELLTWKGRILEQEGNKNEALTCFKKAFEISKKLPNTQSRPFYVVSGYYAGKLLHEEGSTEQAKSYLKNVVQSNVKKSYREQANELIKNIK
- a CDS encoding alpha/beta hydrolase family protein gives rise to the protein MEVEKISGSVPSSEKLPIYYDLYIPDNAIRESLPVIIFLHGFKGFKNWGAFPHACAELSKAGFAVLAMNFSLNGVGESMTEFDQLELFARETLSQDLDDVGSVIEALQSQKIGNNCSLNIDKIGIIGHSRGGHTAVAAAAEYNQIKSLVTWSAVANYNARWSDEMISDWTQKGVTEIKNGRTGQIMPVKDVVYKDALENADRLMAVKRAQELEVPALFIHSKGDEAVPYSEAQKLYDNCVSDKKELKLIPGSGHTFDTAHPYEGDGFPQAFRTVLKKTESWMLAHLK